A genomic region of Bacillota bacterium contains the following coding sequences:
- a CDS encoding aldehyde dehydrogenase family protein has protein sequence MRERLLFVDGRWREPASGRYREDVDPATGEPFALAAESAPEDVERAVGAARRAMEERRWLTVDPLERARVLRRIADGIRARAGDLAALMVRENGMPVNFARWIEIPMAADVFDYFAGLVATVHGETPPFSLPGPQGDYLVLTLKEPVGVAGLITPWNFPLLMPAWKVAPALAAGCAAVLKPAPETPLTALALAAIAEAAGLPEGVLNVLPGGDEAGAALVAHPEVPRIAFTGETATGVRILAGAAPHIKRVTLELGGKSPNIVFADMAEDDRLLAQAVEGALFGLYLNSGQVCQAGSRILVERPAYERFVEALAARVRSLRLGPGREPSTDVGPLISRAQMERVLGYVEEGLAAGARLLAGGGRAEELGPGYFVRPTLFADVRPEMRIAREEIFGPVAAVLPFEDEAEAVRLANAGPYGLAAGVWTRDVKRALRMARSVQAGTVWLNTYQLLTPTAPFGGYKKSGFGRELGRGALEAYLETKTVIADLNEEPFGYF, from the coding sequence CTGCGCGAGCGCCTCCTCTTCGTGGACGGCCGCTGGCGGGAGCCCGCCTCGGGCCGGTACCGGGAGGACGTGGACCCGGCGACGGGCGAACCCTTCGCGCTGGCGGCCGAGTCGGCTCCCGAGGACGTGGAGCGGGCCGTCGGGGCCGCGCGGCGCGCCATGGAGGAGCGGCGCTGGCTGACCGTGGACCCGCTGGAACGGGCCCGCGTCCTGCGGCGCATCGCCGACGGCATCCGGGCCCGCGCCGGCGACCTGGCCGCGCTGATGGTTCGGGAGAACGGGATGCCGGTCAACTTCGCCCGGTGGATCGAGATCCCCATGGCGGCCGACGTCTTCGACTACTTCGCCGGGCTGGTGGCCACCGTCCACGGGGAGACGCCGCCCTTCTCGCTTCCCGGGCCGCAGGGCGACTACCTGGTGCTGACGCTGAAGGAGCCGGTGGGGGTGGCCGGGCTGATCACGCCCTGGAACTTCCCCCTCTTGATGCCGGCCTGGAAGGTGGCGCCGGCACTGGCCGCGGGCTGCGCGGCGGTGCTCAAGCCGGCGCCGGAGACGCCGCTCACCGCGCTGGCCCTGGCCGCCATCGCCGAGGCGGCCGGCCTTCCCGAGGGCGTGCTCAACGTCCTGCCGGGCGGCGACGAGGCGGGCGCGGCGCTGGTGGCCCACCCGGAGGTGCCGCGCATCGCCTTCACGGGCGAGACCGCCACGGGAGTCCGGATCCTGGCCGGCGCCGCACCCCATATCAAGCGGGTGACGCTGGAGCTGGGCGGGAAGTCGCCCAACATCGTCTTCGCCGACATGGCCGAGGACGACCGGCTCCTGGCGCAGGCGGTGGAGGGGGCGCTCTTCGGCCTCTACCTCAACTCGGGCCAGGTCTGCCAGGCGGGCTCGCGCATCCTGGTGGAGCGGCCGGCCTACGAGCGCTTCGTGGAAGCGCTGGCCGCGCGCGTCCGCTCCCTCCGCCTGGGCCCCGGCCGGGAGCCCTCCACGGACGTGGGTCCGCTGATCAGCCGGGCCCAGATGGAGCGGGTGCTGGGCTACGTGGAGGAGGGGCTGGCGGCGGGCGCCCGGCTGCTGGCGGGCGGCGGGCGGGCCGAGGAGCTGGGCCCGGGCTACTTCGTCCGGCCCACGCTCTTCGCGGACGTCCGGCCGGAGATGCGCATCGCCCGGGAGGAGATCTTCGGGCCGGTGGCGGCAGTGCTTCCTTTCGAGGACGAGGCGGAGGCGGTCCGCCTGGCCAACGCCGGCCCCTACGGCCTGGCGGCCGGCGTCTGGACGCGGGACGTGAAGCGGGCGCTGCGCATGGCGCGGAGCGTCCAGGCGGGCACCGTCTGGCTCAACACCTACCAGCTGCTGACGCCCACGGCGCCCTTCGGCGGCTACAAGAAGAGCGGCTTCGGGCGGGAGCTGGGCCGCGGTGCGCTCGAGGCCTACCTGGAGACCAAGACGGTCATCGCCGACCTGAACGAGGAGCCCTTCGGCTACTTCTGA